Within the Amaranthus tricolor cultivar Red isolate AtriRed21 chromosome 15, ASM2621246v1, whole genome shotgun sequence genome, the region TACTCACTTTCTCTTCTACATTACGGTAATGTACAGACGCACAAAACTTGTGGTTCTCAACTTTTGCGCCTTTGATATCCTTTGTTATTTCAACAAGGGTTCTAAAAACCTGAAAGAATAAACAGAAAACTGACAAATATTAGTGCCATATTCAACAACCGAGTAATACTACGCATTCAAAAATTCATAACGAAAACAGACCTCATCGATCATGGGCAAAAATTCGGTAGCAGGCTGGAAAAGATTAACTTCCTTTTCCTGAAAACCAGAAGTAGGCAAATTCAATGAGATTACATAGGTTGATTACGGCTGTGTTTCATCAGAAGAATCCTAATCTGACCTGCTTATCGGTGGAGTCTTTACAGAGCAAGTAGTGTCCGTTAGGCATTTCGTGCACAGGGCTCATTATATCCATTCCATGGCTACCAGCATAATGTAGTTCGGCTAGGCCTACTAAATCATACACCTGAGACAATAAACAAGGGAGACGCAATAAATTAGTAACAATCGTTAGCTACTAGTATCACAGAAATGTATTAGCGGGGTTGTTTCGGTCATGTGCAAGGTACCCAACTACATAGGGCCCCTAAAATTAAGGGTCTCAATTGTtacttcacaaattcttgtgaaagacggtctctttgagagaccatctagGCCGGCCCataaaggaaaatatagagtaagagtAGGCATTAAGCTTCAATGGCCTGGGCCTGAGAGGCGTCAAAGACACGGTCTCTCAGGAGATTGACTGTTGTCACTTTACGTTAGTTTGATTACTTGATTTCGGACCAAATTTGTAAATAATGTAATATGACCGATCTGAAAACTTAATGCGAGTTTTTTCCCTTGTTTTCACTACTCACCTTATCGCGGCTTCTTCCACTGATGATAGCAGTTGGATAATACTTGGCAATGTTTCTAACAGCAGAACGCATCTGATAATTTGACGAAGTTCATTAGACAAGGATATAGACAGAacaattaagaaagaacaatcaaaacaaaaacaatacaATTAAGAGTTTCCTTACATCATCTGCCATTAGTGCACAATCAGGGTCATCAACGATTGGAGAAAGTGTTCCGTCATAGTCCAAAAAGACTGCAATCTTCTTACCCTTGGCAAAATCTGTAATTTGCTTGAAGGAAGTCAAGGCAGAAGGATGCTTATTCTACAATTCACAAAGAAACCAAGAAAGGTATAAGTATAATGTATAAGAGTCATTTAACCCACATAAATCTCATTCAAATGATAGTGTACCCATAAGGAAAAGAAAGTTACCATCCAAGAAGAATAACTAAAGTCAGTGTCTTCGGAAACAATCCCAACATTGAAGTCCTTTATGTGCCTTTTACGAGGAGGTGAAGACGATTTCATGGCATCTAACCATCCATTGGAAAGAACGTCCTCAAGCAAACCGGCTTTTTTCTTAGGAATAGATATATACATCCCGGGTGAGAACGATGCTCCCGTCTGAGAGCAAGTCATAAGGGTACTCGGATGGATGCCAACTCTTTCCTTGATGGGAGCGGGATCAGTTAGAATAGGGGAAGGTTGGCCTGAGATCATGTCTACCGAATCCAGTTTTCTTACAACAAAGAATGTAAATCTACCGAGTCTAACTTCTTGGATCACAAGGATAACCAATCAAAACACAGTTACTAACTTATGTAATCTACTCAACTATCCTGCGCTCTTGTCAATGAAAAACCacctatttaaagttttctTATCACTGCAGCATGAATCCCGTTTCCAGCTTAATGCACTGTCCATCAATGACGAATTCTCTGAATACTAGTAAAAAAAACACATTTCCCGAATTAATTTCAAGACGTAAAGGCCCAACTGCcattgatagagtatataacatatcctggatTTCAACCATatgttatatgttatatattctattagCCACGACAAAAAATGCAAATTTTATGCAAGCATTACCTCGTCATCTCGAATCCTTGCTGCATTTACACAAGATAGCTGTAAATCTTGTTCTCCAGCCTCAAATTTCTAAGAATATCTCCGACTTTTCGCCTGAAGAAAACTACCATACGAAGCTCAATTAACTGAATGCTCAAAAGTCACAACTCACAACCACACACTAAACAGTATAGACAACCATAATATACTGTTTTGTTGATCTTAGACTGCCGCTTCTTGTAAACGAGGTGGCACAAACAAAGGAgagacaagttgatgaattAGCAAAGGGATAACTTTTTGTATTGAAGAAACATGAATACAATTATGGAGCTACAACCAAATAGTGAGTAGTGACCAGCATTTatatagtaataatataattaatggcCATCACCTTGTAatctttatgtttatattatat harbors:
- the LOC130801636 gene encoding probable trehalose-phosphate phosphatase F, which produces MISGQPSPILTDPAPIKERVGIHPSTLMTCSQTGASFSPGMYISIPKKKAGLLEDVLSNGWLDAMKSSSPPRKRHIKDFNVGIVSEDTDFSYSSWMNKHPSALTSFKQITDFAKGKKIAVFLDYDGTLSPIVDDPDCALMADDMRSAVRNIAKYYPTAIISGRSRDKVYDLVGLAELHYAGSHGMDIMSPVHEMPNGHYLLCKDSTDKQEKEVNLFQPATEFLPMIDEVFRTLVEITKDIKGAKVENHKFCASVHYRNVEEKNWPIVAQLVHDILKNYPRLCLTHGRKVLEVRPVIDWDKGKAVEFLLDSLGLGNSDDVLPIYIGDDKTDEDAFKALRKGNRGYGILVSPMPKDTKASYSLKDPSEVKQFLEALVHWKEQNSSSTNTI